The Panthera uncia isolate 11264 chromosome C1 unlocalized genomic scaffold, Puncia_PCG_1.0 HiC_scaffold_3, whole genome shotgun sequence genome includes a region encoding these proteins:
- the CHPF gene encoding chondroitin sulfate synthase 2, whose product MRASLLLSVLRPAGPVAVGISLGFTLSLLSVTWVEEPCGPGPPQPGESELPPRGNTNAARRPNSVQPGAERERPGVGAGAGENWEPRVLPYHPAQPGQAAKKAVRTRYISTELGIRQRLLVAVLTSQATLPTLGVAVNRTLGHRLERVVFLTGSRGRRAPPGMAVVTLGEERPIGHLHLALRHLLEQHGDDFDWFFIVPDATYTEAHGLARLAGRLSLAAAAHLYLGRPQDFIGGEPAPGRYCHGGFGVLLSRTLLQQLRPHLEGCRNDIVSARPDEWLGRCILDATGVGCTGDHEGVHYSYLELSPGEHVQEGDPRFRSALTAHPVHDPVHMYQLHKAFARAELERTYQEIQELQWEIQNTSHLAADGERAAAWPVGIPAPSRPASRFEVLRWDYFTEQHAFSCADGSPRCPLRGADRADVADVLGAALEELNRRYHPALRLQKQQLVNGYRRFDPARGMEYTLDLQLEALTPQGGRRPLTRRVQLLRPLSRVEILPVPYVTEASRLTVLLPLAAAERDLAPGFLEAFATAALEPGDAAAALTLLLLYEPRQAQRAAHADVFAPVKAHVAELERRFPGARVPWLSVQTAAPSPLRLMDLLSKKHPLDTLFLLAGPDTVLTPDFLNRCRMHAISGWQAFFPMHFQAFHPAVAPPQGPGPPELGRDTGRFDRQAASEACFYNSDYVAARGRLAAASEQEEELLESMDVYELFLRFSGLHVLRAVEPALLQRYRAQTCSARLSEDLYHRCRQGELEGLGSRTQLAMLLFEQEQGNST is encoded by the exons ATGCGGGCATCGCTGCTGCTGTCGGTGCTGCGGCCCGCAGGGCCTGTGGCCGTGGGCATCTCCCTGGGCTTCACTCTGAGCTTGCTCAGCGTCACCTGGGTGGAGGAACCGTGTGGCCCAGGGCCGCCCCAACCAGGAGAGTCTGAGCTGCCGCCGCGCGGCAACACGAACGCGGCGCGCCGGCCCAACTCGGTGCAGCCGGGAGCGGAGCGCGAGAGGCCTGGGGTCGGCGCAGGCGCCGGGGAGAATTGGGAGCCGCGTGTCTTGCCCTACCACCCTGCACAGCCTGGCCAGGCCGCCAAAAAGGCCGTCAG AACCCGATACATCAGCACGGAGCTGGGCATCAGGCAGAGGCTGCTTGTGGCGGTGCTGACCTCACAAGCCACGTTGCCCACACTGGGTGTGGCCGTGAACCGCACGCTGGGGCACCGGCTAGAGCGTGTGGTGTTCCTGACGGGCTCTCGCGGCCGCAGGGCACCACCAGGCATGGCAGTGGTGACACTGGGTGAGGAGCGGCCCATAGGGCACCTGCACCTGGCACTGCGCCACCTACTGGAGCAACACGGTGACGACTTTGACTGGTTCTTCATAGTGCCCGATGCCACCTACACCGAGGCACATGGACTGGCTCGCCTAGCCGGCCGTCTGAGCCTGGCGGCCGCTGCCCACCTGTACCTGGGCCGGCCACAGGACTTCATCGGTGGAGAGCCCGCCCCAGGCCGCTACTGCCATGGCGGCTTTGGGGTGCTGCTGTCCCGCACACTGCTGCAGCAGCTGCGCCCCCACCTGGAAGGCTGCCGCAACGACATCGTCAGTGCGCGACCGGATGAGTGGCTGGGACGCTGCATCCTCGATGCCACAGGGGTGGGCTGCACTGGCGACCACGAG ggGGTACACTATAGCTACCTGGAGCTGAGCCCTGGGGAGCATGTGCAGGAAGGAGACCCCCGTTTCCGCAGTGCCCTGACAGCCCACCCTGTGCATGACCCCGTACACATGTACCAGCTGCACAAAGCTTTTGCCCGAGCTGAGCTGGAACGAACATACCAGGAGATCCAGGAGTTGCAG TGGGAGATCCAGAACACCAGCCATCTGGCAGCCGATGGGGAGCGCGCAGCCGCCTGGCCTGTGGGCATTCCGGCACCATCCCGCCCGGCCTCCCGTTTTGAGGTGTTACGCTGGGACTATTTCACGGAGCAGCATGCTTTCTCCTGCGCTGATGGTTCGCCCCGCTGCCCGCTGCGAGGGGCTGACCGGGCCGATGTGGCTGACGTTCTGGGGGCGGCCCTGGAAGAGCTCAACCGTCGCTATCATCCAGCCCTGCGGCTCCAGAAGCAGCAGCTAGTTAATGGCTACCGACGCTTTGATCCTGCCCGGGGTATGGAGTACACACTGGACTTGCAGCTGGAGGCGCTCACCCCCCAGGGTGGCCGCCGGCCCCTCACCCGCCGGGTGCAGCTGCTGCGGCCACTGAGCCGTGTGGAGATCTTGCCTGTGCCCTACGTCACCGAAGCCTCGCGTCTCACCGTGTTACTGCCTCTGGCTGCGGCCGAGCGGGACCTGGCCCCTGGCTTCCTGGAAGCCTTCGCCACTGCGGCGCTGGAACCTGGCGATGCCGCAGCAGCCTTGACCCTGCTGCTCCTGTACGAGCCACGACAGGCCCAACGGGCGGCCCACGCGGATGTCTTTGCGCCCGTCAAGGCCCACGTGGCGGAACTGGAGCGGCGTTTCCCCGGGGCCCGGGTGCCCTGGCTCAGCGTGCAGACGGCCGCACCCTCCCCGCTGCGCCTCATGGATCTGCTCTCCAAGAAGCACCCGCTGGACACACTGTTCCTGCTGGCCGGGCCAGACACGGTGCTCACGCCTGACTTCCTGAACCGCTGCCGCATGCACGCCATCTCTGGCTGGCAGGCCTTCTTTCCCATGCACTTCCAGGCCTTCCACCCTGCCGTGGCCCCgccccagggccctgggcccCCGGAGCTGGGCCGAGACACGGGCCGCTTCGATCGCCAGGCAGCCAGCGAGGCCTGCTTCTACAACTCCGACTACGTGGCGGCCCGAGGGCGGCTGGCGGCGGCCtcagagcaggaggaggagctgCTGGAGAGCATGGACGTGTACGAGCTGTTCCTGCGCTTCTCCGGCCTCCACGTTCTGCGGGCCGTGGAGCCGGCGCTGCTGCAGCGCTACCGGGCCCAGACGTGCAGTGCCCGGCTCAGCGAGGACCTGTACCACCGCTGCCGCCAGGGCGAGCTGGAGGGCCTGGGCTCCCGCACCCAGCTGGCCATGCTGCTCTTCGAGCAGGAGCAGGGCAACAGCACCTGA